A stretch of the Archangium violaceum genome encodes the following:
- a CDS encoding NUDIX hydrolase, which translates to MSYTYEYPRPALTVDCVVFGLDEEDLKVLLIRRGVEPFQGKWALPGGFVRMEESLEDAARRELQEEAGIRPNLLEQLYTFGAPDRDPRGRVVSVAYFALVKLTDHRVHAATDAKEAAWFSVWDTPKLAFDHGDIIATALQRLKGKVRYQPIGFELLPPKFTLTQLQRMYEKILERELDKRNFRKKILSMDLLEELDEVEQDVSHRAARLYRFDHKKYKQLEKAGFNFEL; encoded by the coding sequence GTGAGCTACACCTACGAGTACCCGCGTCCGGCGTTGACGGTGGATTGCGTGGTGTTCGGCCTGGACGAGGAGGACCTGAAGGTGCTGCTCATCCGGCGAGGGGTGGAGCCCTTCCAGGGAAAGTGGGCCCTGCCGGGTGGCTTCGTGCGCATGGAGGAGTCGCTCGAGGACGCCGCGCGCCGCGAGCTCCAGGAGGAGGCGGGCATCCGTCCCAACCTGCTGGAGCAGCTCTACACGTTCGGCGCTCCGGACCGGGATCCACGGGGCCGGGTGGTGAGCGTGGCCTACTTCGCCCTGGTGAAGCTGACGGACCATCGCGTCCACGCCGCCACCGACGCGAAGGAGGCCGCCTGGTTCTCCGTCTGGGATACGCCCAAGCTGGCCTTCGATCATGGGGACATCATCGCCACGGCGCTCCAGCGGCTGAAGGGCAAGGTGCGCTACCAGCCCATCGGCTTCGAGCTGCTGCCGCCCAAGTTCACCCTCACGCAGCTCCAGCGCATGTACGAGAAGATCCTCGAGCGTGAGCTCGACAAGCGGAACTTTCGCAAGAAGATCCTCTCCATGGACCTGCTCGAGGAGCTCGATGAGGTGGAGCAGGACGTCTCCCACCGAGCCGCGCGCCTCTACCGCTTCGACCACAAGAAGTACAAGCAGCTGGAGAAGGCCGGCTTCAACTTCGAACTGTAG
- a CDS encoding nucleoside hydrolase: protein MTRILFRRSVAVVALLALGACVSPEPRKPVVVADIDADIDDISALAYLCQEHKLGRIELAAVTVTNTGAGYPGKALQYVRCTLAACGLTDVPVADGSRTATNLFPAPMRDGVERILSRTFEGCTQNAEPAQRSAPQLLADILGREDIVRVVTLGPVTNVAEALKLEPELESHVEAVYVMGGTVSVPGNICCGAESRYDNSQELNMLGDAAAVRGLIASLAPEKVFLVPLDATRAVPVTKTFASRLESSRVGTEPATAEVGLVSAILSNAEVQGGIESGLLYWWDPLTVVAATRPGVVSFETRSLEVVQEGASLGRTKVSSTGRRVRVGTETHTALFEELFLDTLNGR from the coding sequence ATGACCCGAATCCTCTTCCGTCGGAGCGTGGCCGTCGTGGCCCTCCTGGCGCTCGGCGCCTGTGTTTCCCCTGAACCGCGCAAGCCCGTGGTGGTGGCCGATATCGACGCGGACATCGATGACATCTCGGCGCTGGCCTACCTCTGCCAGGAGCACAAGCTCGGGCGCATCGAGCTCGCGGCCGTCACCGTCACGAACACGGGGGCGGGCTATCCGGGGAAGGCGCTCCAGTACGTGCGCTGCACGCTCGCGGCGTGTGGCCTGACGGACGTGCCGGTGGCCGATGGCTCGCGCACGGCGACGAACCTGTTCCCCGCCCCGATGCGGGACGGCGTCGAGCGCATCCTCTCGAGGACCTTCGAGGGCTGCACCCAGAACGCCGAGCCCGCCCAGCGGAGCGCCCCCCAATTGCTGGCGGACATCCTTGGACGGGAGGACATCGTCCGGGTGGTGACGCTCGGGCCGGTGACGAACGTGGCCGAGGCGCTGAAGCTCGAGCCGGAGCTCGAGAGCCACGTCGAGGCCGTGTACGTCATGGGGGGCACCGTGTCCGTGCCGGGCAACATCTGCTGTGGCGCCGAGTCGCGGTACGACAACTCGCAGGAGCTCAACATGCTGGGGGACGCGGCCGCCGTGCGGGGCCTCATTGCGTCGCTCGCGCCCGAGAAGGTGTTCCTGGTGCCGCTGGACGCGACCCGGGCCGTGCCCGTCACGAAGACGTTCGCCAGCCGGTTGGAGTCCAGCCGGGTGGGAACCGAGCCCGCCACGGCCGAGGTGGGGCTCGTCTCGGCCATCCTCTCCAACGCGGAGGTACAGGGGGGCATCGAGTCCGGGTTGCTCTACTGGTGGGATCCGCTCACGGTGGTCGCGGCCACGCGGCCGGGCGTGGTCTCCTTCGAGACGCGGTCGCTGGAGGTGGTCCAGGAGGGCGCCTCGCTGGGCCGGACGAAGGTGTCCTCGACGGGCAGGCGCGTCCGGGTGGGCACCGAGACCCATACGGCCCTCTTCGAGGAGCTCTTCCTCGACACCCTGAATGGCCGGTAG
- a CDS encoding Rpn family recombination-promoting nuclease/putative transposase produces the protein MSGPHDLFVRYTLGQPERAVAELRAALPPRVISQVDWSTLQRESGSVVDPELRETQSDLLFSARLRGGRPLLFYVLLEHQSRVDGWMALRMLRYVVRQLEHWRQTNPDSEKLPVVVPLVMYHGPDGAWSAPRRVEELFDLPDESEAREPWRALVPRFEYLLDDLTAERAETLMARPGPALTRLALLVLRYGRTEELTRRLPDWMALFAEVHAAPHGDEELGLVVRYLLQVGDRTVRAAIGGVLRSVMETHRAEELMRTYGEELIEQGRQQGLEQGRAQGRAQGRAESVLLILAARGWSVSEQTRQRILTCTDVTLLERWFERALKAPTLSEVLGDLSQ, from the coding sequence ATGTCCGGACCTCATGACCTCTTCGTCCGCTACACCCTGGGTCAGCCCGAGCGGGCCGTGGCCGAGCTGCGCGCCGCTTTGCCCCCTCGGGTCATCTCCCAGGTGGACTGGTCCACGCTGCAGCGGGAGTCCGGCTCCGTGGTGGATCCGGAGCTGCGGGAGACCCAGAGCGATCTGCTCTTCTCGGCGCGCCTGCGCGGGGGGCGACCGCTGCTGTTCTACGTATTGTTGGAGCACCAGTCCCGGGTGGATGGCTGGATGGCGCTGCGCATGCTGCGCTACGTGGTGCGCCAGCTCGAGCACTGGCGCCAGACGAACCCGGACAGCGAGAAGCTGCCGGTGGTGGTGCCCCTGGTCATGTACCACGGGCCGGATGGCGCCTGGTCCGCTCCCCGGCGGGTGGAAGAACTCTTCGACCTGCCGGACGAGTCGGAGGCGCGGGAGCCCTGGCGCGCGCTCGTGCCACGCTTCGAGTACCTGCTCGATGACCTGACGGCCGAGCGGGCCGAGACGCTGATGGCACGCCCGGGTCCGGCCCTGACCCGGCTGGCCCTGCTCGTGCTGCGCTACGGGCGCACCGAGGAACTCACTCGGAGGCTGCCGGACTGGATGGCACTCTTCGCGGAGGTTCACGCCGCCCCCCATGGAGACGAGGAGCTGGGTCTGGTTGTCCGTTATCTCCTCCAGGTCGGGGACAGGACCGTCCGCGCCGCGATAGGCGGAGTGCTACGTTCCGTCATGGAGACACACCGAGCGGAGGAACTGATGCGGACCTATGGCGAGGAACTCATCGAGCAAGGGCGCCAACAGGGACTGGAGCAGGGCCGGGCACAGGGACGGGCACAGGGGCGGGCGGAGAGTGTGCTTCTGATTCTCGCCGCGAGGGGTTGGTCCGTCAGCGAACAGACCCGGCAGCGTATCCTGACCTGTACGGATGTGACCCTCCTCGAGCGTTGGTTCGAGCGAGCCCTGAAGGCTCCCACGCTCTCCGAAGTGTTGGGCGACCTTTCGCAGTAG
- a CDS encoding AraC family transcriptional regulator: MSSPPAALSSRLVLQALNIAAEHGVPVEALCHEVGLHRADLDDPEARIPYSVLDTVMERAVEVMGDDNLGLHMARMSYVDPDDAASLVILTSATLKESLVRGCRYQRVWGDGERFKVEETERGVRMRFTPVGPWRPAHRHVVEIAMVQLATGTRFFTGADVRPLQVRFVHPAPADIREHEALFGCPLVFGAPHSDIEFSYEDAERPFVHADALLSTMFEKQAQRALARLPTTASPSERVREQVRRTLAGGDFSFEAVARALHMSQRTLQRKLAEEGQSYAGILDAVRRELSEDYLRRRMSIAEVSFLLGYGEPATFHRAFKRWWGMSPESFRRAHTSASPGKGPG, encoded by the coding sequence ATGTCCTCTCCTCCCGCCGCTCTCTCCTCCCGGCTGGTCCTCCAGGCGCTGAACATCGCGGCCGAGCACGGCGTGCCCGTGGAGGCGCTCTGCCACGAGGTGGGCCTGCACCGGGCCGACCTCGATGACCCCGAGGCGCGCATCCCGTACAGCGTGCTGGACACCGTCATGGAGCGGGCGGTGGAGGTGATGGGGGACGACAACCTGGGCCTGCACATGGCGCGGATGAGCTACGTGGACCCGGATGATGCCGCCTCGCTCGTCATCCTCACGAGCGCGACGCTGAAGGAGTCCCTGGTGCGCGGGTGCCGCTACCAGCGCGTGTGGGGCGATGGGGAGCGCTTCAAGGTGGAGGAGACGGAGCGCGGGGTGCGCATGCGCTTCACCCCGGTGGGGCCCTGGCGTCCGGCCCACCGGCACGTGGTCGAGATCGCGATGGTGCAGCTCGCCACGGGGACGCGCTTCTTCACCGGGGCGGACGTACGGCCGCTCCAGGTGCGCTTCGTCCACCCGGCGCCCGCGGACATCCGGGAGCACGAGGCCCTCTTTGGCTGTCCGCTCGTCTTCGGTGCACCCCACAGCGACATCGAGTTCTCCTACGAGGACGCCGAGCGGCCCTTCGTCCACGCGGACGCGCTGCTGAGCACCATGTTCGAGAAGCAGGCCCAGCGCGCGTTGGCGCGGCTGCCGACGACGGCGAGCCCCTCCGAGCGTGTCCGGGAGCAGGTGCGGCGCACGCTGGCGGGAGGGGACTTCTCCTTCGAGGCCGTGGCGAGGGCTCTGCACATGTCCCAGCGCACGTTGCAGCGGAAGCTGGCCGAGGAGGGACAGAGCTACGCGGGCATCCTGGATGCGGTACGCCGCGAGCTGTCGGAGGACTACCTGCGGCGCCGGATGTCCATCGCGGAGGTCTCCTTCCTGCTGGGCTACGGTGAGCCCGCCACCTTCCACCGGGCCTTCAAGCGCTGGTGGGGCATGAGCCCCGAGTCCTTCCGCCGGGCCCACACTTCCGCTTCCCCTGGGAAAGGGCCGGGGTGA
- a CDS encoding glycosyltransferase family 4 protein: MRIAYFSEALLPLVDGVTLTLARLFETLEARQVDFRVFSAFSPPEDLRWAWRARRVGSLTFPLYRDYRMGLPLGGGVARELDAFRPQLIHVATPTPMSLWALRYARSRGIPVVSSFHTHFVAYLRYYGFGALEDAAWAFMRWFYGQCARVYVPTRRMMGELEAQGLRHCELWSRGVDPVRFSPANRDEELRRSVGASDTVPLLLLVSRLVREKDLEVLVELSRRLRARGHAFRLVLVGDGPMRAELQTLLPDAWFMGHQTGEALARWYASADLFVFPSTTETFGNVVLESLASGVPAVVVDAGGPPELVREGHCGAVARPRDVEDLTHQVEALLRPEARRPLGQRARAYALRRDTQAVNGALVDSYAQVIAGRSWPEPVSSQVSGASRIPRDCGV; the protein is encoded by the coding sequence ATGCGCATTGCCTACTTCAGCGAGGCGCTGCTGCCGCTGGTGGATGGTGTGACGCTGACGCTGGCACGGTTGTTCGAGACGCTGGAGGCCCGCCAGGTCGACTTCCGGGTGTTCTCCGCGTTCAGCCCGCCGGAGGACCTGCGGTGGGCGTGGCGTGCGCGGCGCGTCGGCTCCCTCACCTTTCCGCTGTACCGTGATTACCGGATGGGCCTGCCCCTGGGCGGTGGCGTGGCCCGGGAGCTGGACGCGTTCCGCCCGCAGCTCATCCACGTGGCCACACCCACGCCCATGTCCCTCTGGGCGCTGCGCTACGCCCGCTCCCGGGGCATCCCGGTGGTGAGCAGCTTCCACACGCACTTCGTGGCCTACCTGCGTTACTACGGCTTCGGGGCGCTCGAGGACGCCGCCTGGGCCTTCATGCGCTGGTTCTACGGCCAGTGCGCCCGCGTGTATGTCCCCACCCGCCGCATGATGGGGGAACTGGAGGCCCAGGGGCTGCGCCACTGCGAGCTGTGGAGCCGCGGCGTGGACCCGGTGCGCTTCTCGCCCGCGAACCGGGACGAGGAGCTGCGCCGCTCGGTGGGCGCCAGCGACACGGTGCCGCTGCTGCTGCTGGTCAGCAGGCTGGTGCGGGAGAAGGACCTGGAGGTCCTGGTGGAGCTGAGCCGCCGGCTGCGCGCGCGCGGGCATGCCTTCCGGCTGGTGCTGGTGGGAGACGGGCCCATGCGCGCCGAGCTCCAGACGCTGCTGCCGGACGCGTGGTTCATGGGGCACCAGACGGGAGAGGCGCTGGCGCGGTGGTACGCCTCGGCGGACCTGTTCGTCTTCCCCTCCACCACCGAGACGTTCGGCAACGTGGTGCTGGAGTCGCTCGCCTCCGGCGTGCCAGCGGTGGTGGTGGACGCGGGTGGGCCGCCCGAGTTGGTGCGGGAGGGCCACTGCGGCGCCGTGGCCCGGCCCCGGGACGTGGAGGACCTCACCCACCAGGTGGAGGCGCTCTTGCGGCCGGAGGCACGCCGACCGCTCGGTCAGCGTGCGCGTGCGTACGCGTTGCGGCGCGACACCCAGGCCGTCAACGGCGCGCTGGTGGACAGCTACGCCCAGGTCATCGCCGGACGCTCCTGGCCGGAGCCCGTGTCCTCTCAGGTCTCGGGCGCGAGCCGGATCCCCAGGGACTGTGGCGTATAG
- a CDS encoding endo-1,4-beta-xylanase, which translates to MKERPALKVLQTFLASFLILLLFSSAPAYSENSLLLQTDFEDGTAQGWTGRGGVETLEVVAEAARGGVYGLKVGGREQSWHGPTLDVTAHMEPGQTYVFTGWLKLPPAAPSTTVSMTMQRRMPSTTHYERMYFDTVTSNDWVRFQAQYKLLEAADNLSVYFEAPDNSSLVFYIDDFRVERLPDLGPIIIEEGIPSLKDVFADDFLIGTAFSNSELMAEADRKLLAKHFNSTTPGNVLKWDSTEPREGVFDFSGSDAAVQFAVENGQRIRGHTLVWHSQTPDWVFRDANGNLASKELLFQRMKNHINAVMGRYKGQIYAWDVVNEVLDASQPDGLRRSPWYQIAGEEFIEKAFLFAREADPDAVLFINDYNTHESGKSQAMYNLVKRLKAKGIPIDGVGHQTHISLYYPTIQEIESSIARFADLGVETHITELDVSVYSDASQRYDTFPEELKQKQASLYKQLFEVFRRHKNLITSVTLWGKDDANTWLRTFPVARNDWPLLFDERLQSKPAYWAIVSTPPSGELVLQYRAADTQVGDNGLRPHFKIKNNGGESVRLSELAIRYWFTVDGEKPLAFYCDYARIGSSNVIGKHVKMSTGKTGADHYLEITFSSAAGGIPAGGDSGGIETRSHKADWSNFDESNDYSFDPSKTSFADWDGVTLYRNGQLVWGVEPR; encoded by the coding sequence ATGAAGGAAAGGCCTGCCCTGAAAGTGCTTCAGACGTTCCTGGCGTCATTCTTGATTCTGCTGCTCTTCTCGTCGGCTCCCGCGTATTCGGAAAACAGCCTGCTCCTCCAGACTGATTTTGAGGATGGAACGGCGCAAGGTTGGACGGGGCGCGGTGGTGTGGAGACGTTGGAGGTGGTAGCGGAAGCGGCCCGTGGCGGCGTGTACGGCTTGAAGGTAGGTGGTCGCGAGCAGTCCTGGCACGGGCCGACGCTGGATGTAACGGCGCACATGGAGCCGGGTCAGACCTACGTGTTCACGGGGTGGCTCAAGCTACCGCCGGCAGCCCCGAGCACCACCGTCTCCATGACGATGCAACGCAGGATGCCGAGCACCACTCACTACGAGAGGATGTACTTCGACACGGTCACCTCCAACGATTGGGTGAGGTTCCAGGCCCAGTACAAGCTTCTCGAGGCGGCGGACAACCTGTCCGTATACTTCGAGGCGCCGGATAACTCCTCGCTGGTCTTCTATATCGACGACTTCCGCGTGGAGAGGCTGCCTGATCTCGGGCCCATCATCATCGAGGAAGGTATTCCTTCGCTCAAGGACGTCTTCGCCGATGATTTCCTGATCGGGACCGCGTTCTCCAACAGTGAGCTCATGGCGGAAGCGGACCGGAAGTTGCTCGCCAAGCACTTCAACAGCACGACACCGGGCAACGTCTTGAAGTGGGACAGCACGGAGCCTCGGGAGGGGGTCTTCGACTTCAGCGGTTCGGATGCCGCCGTTCAGTTCGCGGTCGAAAACGGGCAGCGGATTCGAGGCCATACTCTGGTCTGGCACTCACAAACGCCGGACTGGGTGTTCCGTGATGCGAACGGAAACCTGGCGAGCAAGGAGCTCTTGTTCCAACGGATGAAGAACCACATCAACGCGGTCATGGGCCGGTACAAGGGCCAGATATACGCTTGGGATGTGGTCAACGAGGTCCTCGATGCCTCGCAGCCTGACGGATTGCGTCGCAGCCCGTGGTACCAGATAGCCGGGGAGGAGTTCATCGAGAAGGCATTCCTGTTCGCCCGCGAAGCGGACCCGGATGCGGTGTTGTTCATCAACGACTACAACACACACGAATCAGGCAAGAGCCAGGCCATGTACAACCTGGTCAAGCGGTTGAAGGCCAAGGGGATTCCGATTGATGGTGTTGGACACCAGACGCACATCAGCCTCTACTATCCAACGATTCAGGAGATCGAAAGCTCCATCGCCAGATTCGCCGACCTGGGTGTCGAAACGCACATCACCGAACTGGATGTGAGCGTGTACTCCGACGCCTCGCAGCGGTACGACACGTTCCCGGAGGAGTTGAAGCAGAAGCAGGCCTCCCTCTACAAGCAGCTGTTCGAGGTCTTCAGAAGACACAAGAACCTGATCACCAGTGTCACGTTGTGGGGCAAGGATGACGCGAACACCTGGCTGCGAACGTTCCCGGTGGCCCGCAATGATTGGCCCCTCTTGTTCGATGAGCGTCTGCAGTCCAAGCCGGCCTACTGGGCCATCGTATCGACGCCTCCCTCGGGCGAGCTCGTGCTGCAATACCGCGCGGCGGACACCCAGGTGGGTGATAACGGCCTGAGGCCACACTTCAAGATCAAGAACAACGGTGGCGAGTCCGTGCGGCTGAGCGAACTGGCCATCCGCTATTGGTTCACGGTGGATGGGGAGAAGCCACTTGCCTTCTACTGTGACTATGCCCGCATCGGTAGCTCGAACGTCATCGGCAAGCATGTGAAGATGAGCACGGGGAAGACGGGGGCGGACCATTACCTGGAAATCACCTTCAGCTCCGCTGCTGGCGGCATTCCGGCGGGCGGCGATTCAGGGGGAATCGAGACCCGCAGCCACAAGGCCGATTGGTCGAACTTCGACGAATCCAATGACTACTCCTTCGACCCCTCCAAGACCTCCTTCGCCGATTGGGATGGCGTGACGCTCTACCGGAACGGTCAGCTCGTCTGGGGTGTCGAGCCGCGATGA